Below is a window of Camelina sativa cultivar DH55 chromosome 11, Cs, whole genome shotgun sequence DNA.
ATAAGAAACGAACGATACTTCCCAGATACGTGTATGTGCAGAGGAGATACATTCATACGCAATAGACAAAGTGTTCTCCGCTCCACTTTTCCAAAAATGTATGTATGCATAAGAAACGAACGATACTTCCCAGATACGTATGTGCAGAGGAGATACATTCATACGCAATAGACAGATTTCTAAATNCTACATCTTCTACAAAAGAATGTTTATCCTGCAGTGACCAGTCCAAATCTCCGGGCATTGAATCAANTAATCATTTATTATCCGTGTATTGATCTGATCATACTTAGGCAGGCTAGTTTAAGCATGCATCTTGAATGAAACTAATCCAAACAGCTGTCACTTGGTTCTGCTCTCTGAGTCCAGAATTCTGGAAAAATTGGATGATTGCAGAGGGAAGAATTTAAACTTACTTAGCTTCACAATTCGGTCGGCAAGAGTGACAAATTCGACTTGCATAGTTAGCCTTGTGCATGGCATCAACAACAACTAAATCATATCCATCGGCGTCACCCTGCCCGTGCAACATAAAAAGTAAGAACATggtctaaaatattaaatacaagCCCAAACATCATAGTTTCATCATACCAAACATCATAGTTTCATCATACCTTTGGTCTCTCAAGATATATATTGTAGAACTCTGGTGCAGGATCAGTTTTGTTTTCCTGTAAGGAACGAATCCCATcttgcttctcaaaccacttccaAACAGGATAAACCtacaatatccaaaacaagTCAAAGTATAAGTTCAGAAATCCCTTTAAAAGAATGTTTCAATGATGAACTTCAGAAAATGTTTCTGCTGCAGCAACATAAAACTACAAAGCTACGGACCCACCTCTCCAAGaaattcaacaacaaaatcttcttctccaaaaccaCCTTCTTTGTTGCACACAACACCGAGGCCCTAATTGGACAAAATAGTAGCAACAAAGCAGATTagcaaacaaattttatataaactgaTGGGATACTTGTGAAAGAATAACAAATCGATACCTTCCGATAAGAAACATATTTATCATCAGAACGACTTTCTATTTCCTTTAAAACGCCTTGACACATCTTCAGAGTTCGTATATCACACTCTTCACGAGCACTCTCTTTGAGCTCTTCAATCACAGGCCTTAAAGGGAATACCATAGGGGTGTTTCCAGATCCAGTAAACAGCCGAACTTGCCTGTTCAGGGTACGTAAGATAACATCTTCTACAAATGAATGTTTATCCTGCAGTGACCAGTCCAAATCTCCGGGCATTGAATCAAGTAAGAGGTTATGGGTATAAGGATCGATTCCATAAACCTCTTGCTCTAAAACCTCATCGCCAAGACTCTTTCTTGGTTTATACTCCTTAACTTCAGGAAGTTCCATATCTAACTCTTCAATGCCATTTCTTTGTGCATTAAGCTTCTCACCATAATCCTCTGGCAAAGAAACCCGCATCTTACGTTGCACTTCTTCCTCATCCGCGACAATTGCATACTTTTCAATCACTTCATATTTCCTAGTAACGGGTGGTACAAGACTAGCTTTGGTCATACGTGCACCCCATTCACGCTCTTCGGTCACAGAATCAAAGGATTCATCTGCTGTGAAGTATCTTTCGACGCGCAAGTCCTGTGATCGACCTTCTGAACGGATGTCCGATTCACTTTCTGAAGCCGAAGCTGAGCTATAATTGTCACTCTTGCCATTGTCAGAGAGTTCAGAAGATGTTTCACTACCTGAACTAAAGGATTTACGATTTAATTTAGACAAGCGCCTTTTGATTTCTCGGTCAGATGCATATTCTCCATACTCTGAAGCACCATTTACACCAAATGTGTCACCAGTCCTGCTCATGTACTTCTTTTCAGTTACTGTTTTGCTCAACTTCTTGTTGTACTTAGAGGCTGATGAGAGCCCTGAGCCATCTTGCCATGACTTCATTAGTTCATCTCTTCCATATGAAGAAGTAACCATAGAGACCTCTTCCAAACGCGTGGCAAGTTGAATAAACAGTGTGATGATTCGGTTCATGTCTTTCGAGCCCCCACGATTCCTACCCCTGGATACATAAGATAGTGTCAGAAGcaaaattgcaaaagaaaatggaaaattagcttttacattttttacaaTAGATTACCTCCTACTTAACAACTAAGGATTCAATTATTCAACGGCAAGGCATAAGAGTTAGAAGTAAACAATTCTACAGCCAAACAAATGGAGGGCCAAAAACCGAGCAAATGGCAAGAAAACGAACATTGACTTGAGTAATCATACCCATACCCCAGAAAGGACATCAGCAGCCATTCAACATATTGCTTGTTGGGCAGAAGATCAATAGCAAAGAAGTAATTTATCCATAATTTGCAGAAAATAGATTTGAGTGCTATTGGCATAATCATGTAGTACGATAAGCTTCTcagacagaaaaaaagaaagaaagaaaagaaatcatacTTAATTGCTTCCCTGCACATCCGGCTGATATCCTCCTTGACAGATCTCAATCCATGACTAACGTAGTaaccatttttcattttttcctcgATTTGAGAAACCTGATACCCAAAAATACATTAGGATTATTTATAACAGATGATAAAGAATAGATAGCTGACACGAGTACCAGAAAGCACCTTCAAAGCAAAGAAGTCAAAAGTATTCTGCTTCATGATGCTCCTAAGACTTGAAGCAAGGAATTCCTCCACTCGCTTATACCCATGTTCTGACTTTTTAATTGCCCATCGCCTGATACGAGCATCCCTGGATAGTATCGCTGATGATCTCCTTGCATCATACAATTTTGAGCGTTTGTATAAGCTTCTTCGGAATAACAGATTGGCTGAATCTCGCTTCTCTACTCGATCAAAGTAATCCTTAAGGTTACCAAAATCATCTGTATCGCCCCCTATTCCCTTAGATTTCGCAATATCTGTCGTGTGCTTCAGACTCCTTATCCTGGAATGCAATTCACCTGATCGAGTATCCTCGCCTCTGAGCCAATTTACTTTTGTATAATTCACTGTCAAATCTCCAAACTGGGGGCAGCCTGTGATGTCTACAGAAGATATACGGGGAAATGAATGAAGAATTTCCTCAAGCATGCTGGCAGTCACGTTTGTACAACCAACCAGAATTATCGAGTCTATCCTCTCCTTACTGTAAGTGTTCTGCAAGAAATATCATGTCTAATCAATCAAAATATTGGAATAACTCAATTTCTGTAAACGGAAAGCTTAGAGTGTTTACCATGATACTCCTGAGCCTAGAATCTGTGCAGTTGGGACCCAAAGAAGATAAGTCAACTAGTCTTGAAATATCTTTGTATGAATTAATAGTGGCCTTCCAATGTCTACAAGTCATGGAAGCAAATGCAAGTGATTTTACATCATATCTCAACAAATGAAACACCCGTGCTAATGCACCGCCATCCAACAGACCCCAATAAATCCCCACAGTGCCAGGGGATCTATTTCCTTCAACATGGAAGGCAACGTCCCCGCATAAATCCTCAAATGTCAACTCATCCTTCTGAAATATTTGTGTATCTTCcgtttcaaaattttctccaCTTTCACCAGCCATCAAGCGAGCTCTTTTCGTATAGCAAGAATCAAATTCTGGTGTTTAAGaaccaaaagcaaaagagaggagtgaaaaatgttaaaatacatTTGAACGCAAGAATAGAATGTAGGTAAAACCAGAAGTAAATGAGGAAAAGAAGGAGACAACCACCCAAGGTTATAAACCAAGAAAGTACTGGGCAAAAGAAAGTACTCGTTAATAGGAAGAACGGGATTATGTCTAAAATCTGGTTGTTATGCATACCTGAAGATTGGTATATGTACTTTTCACTCTCTTTCCTAGGCTGTCTTGTATGGATCCAAGAGTCTAAAACATCGTTTATGGCAGCCGAAAAATCCCGACTCTTGAATGTTTTCATAACCAATTGATGAAGTTTCCCACGGAAATAACCAAGAAACTGAGGGTGCATACCATGGAACGAGTTTAGACTTGTGTCCATTTCAGAACGCTTGAAACCCTGTGTCTCTAGGCCTTGACAATCTGAAGGCAGAGCTGGggttttcccccgaagcttgGCAATGATTTCAGGAGCTTTTGTGATAGAAGTAACAGGGACCCAGATTTTATCAGATTTCCTGAAGACACTGCTGTGGCTCTTAATGAAACCTTTATCCACCAATATCTGGAGCCCCGAAAATGGCAGAGGTCCTTGTTCTTGCCCAGCCCCATCCGTGTAAAACCAATCACCCATATGCAATTGCAAATCATCGACCGTACACAGCCGATCCATAGGAGTGTTAACAGATCTGTCAGTTCTCCAAAGTCCCTCCGAATCTTGACCATTGCAAGCTGTTGATTGACTTTCGACTGATTCCCTCTTGGAATCACTAGACGCAGGGGATGGACGAGCAGGCCTTGAAGTGCACCGCTCCTTACCACGAACTTTTACTCGGGGATCAGGAACTGGTGGAACTTGGTCATTAACAACCAAAGCGTTCAGCCTAACAACGGACAGAAAACTAGCCTTTACTCCTCTCGTCTGAATTCTCTCATCTACGCCAGAAAAAGTCCACAGGGGAAGTTCAAGCCTAGAGCTACTGAGAGGATAATACAAGTCATCCTTGTGATGCCATCGAGGATCCTCATAGCCGGATTTCTGCATCAGGCATAATGGGAAACCATCATTCagaacaattttctttttgtaatatctATCTTGAGAAGCTTCATCTTGTCTTATCCAGTCCCCGCCTTTGCAAGACCAACGACCCGAAAACCAGCTGCCTATCTCATCACTCTCAGAACCATAAACATCGTCTGACTTATATTCTTCGATCCCCCTTTTCATGGGCTCTGAACATCCCAACAACTCTTCATCCACCAGATCCCATTTATTTGCCTCTTGATAGTGACGCCAGGTGATACCTGCAAGTCCCAGAGTATATATTTTCAGTATTTTCATGCAAAAAATGCAGCTCTAGAAGAAGCTATGAGTATTCAGAGTTGATGTCGTCTAAATGAATCTCTATGCTCATGCACAAACCAATCATATGGCAGTAAGCTATTACATATTTACATCTTTAACAAACATCAAACACTTCCCGACACTTTTTCGTGCGAAATGCCCATATTTGCATAAGGAATTCAAACACTACAAGACGATctactacatatataaatataaaaatatctaacaaGTAGAAacgtttgttttgttctgttttctgcTAGGGGGAGAAGTTGGCTAGTTGGGAACGGAAACTGCCAGAAAGAAATAGAAGCAAATAGATAAAAATGATGTCATGCTACATAAGTGCAAGTGGTGCCAACCAAACATACCTTCAGATGTCGCACATCCTTTGGTCTCTTCAAACTCCACTTTAACCTCCAGAGCTTCTGCAAAGTGATAAAAATAAGCGTGTCTTAGGGCATAGAAGCCTCGGGATGAAATCAGCtaaatatattaagaaaaaagctCTTAATAACTGCTAGCATTTTGGGAAGAAAAGCATCAATTTTGTGGCccaaaagcatatatatatgtacatctATTACGGTACCTCCAAGTGTCTCAAGTTCTTTGCCAGGAGTGATAGTATAACCCTCCAAGAGATTTGCAATCCTCTTATCAATCTGGAAATCTTCACCATGCTCTACTAAAAATTCATTAGCTTCTGGTACGGACACTGATTCAGGCAAGGAATCTCCAACTTCTTGCTCAATACACACTGCTTCTGTAGTATCTGCAATGTCTTCTAATAAATTACCAGGAGCTTCAGGAGGATTGACGAGCTGTGTCACTGCATCTGACACGACTGATAGAAAATTCATGTTGACCACAGGAGATGTTGCATTTTCAATAGTGACCCACCTATTATTATCTGAATGTTTAACCATATGATCAGAGAAAAGAACGCCTTGCTCCATAAGAGCTTTGAGTTCAGATAACTTAGCAGGCCCATGTTCCATGCCATAATAATCAAGATAAAACCACTTCCCCGAGGATGTATCAGCCGCCACAGGATCATGGGGTGGTGTGTCGCAAATGTCCATATCTACCTCCATTGATGGCAACTCTACAGTAGAGGCTTCACCAACTTGCACAGGCTCTTTTCCCATTGCACATGGACTTGGAATTTTGGATGAATCACAGACGGAATTTTTCTCAACCACGGGATTATTGTTGTAGAGAATATTTTTACCTTGCAATTCTTTGCTTGATGAGTTTAACTCTTTTCCATTAGAATCCTTATATTTGTGCTTATTATCAAGCTCCGTACCAGTCTGAAAATCCCTCCTCTCCCGGACTCCACTTTTCCTGCTTATTTCCCTTTGCCCGTTACGCCTGTTACGGTCACTCTGGGTATCTTCCATATAGTTAGGAGTACAGTCTCTGCGGTCACTGGGCCTTGAGCGATCATGAGGTGACCACTCAGAATAACTTGGACTTCTTCTATAATCATGGTGACGGCGGTCACGTGGAGACCTTTTACGAGCATGTGCAGACTTTTCAAAGATGTATGGTGATCTCTCCCGAGCATATGGTGATCTCTCCCGATGGACTGGACTTCTATCGCGGTGTTCATAGTACCTAGACCGGTCATGTGGGTCCCAATCAGATCGTGCAGGGCTGTGTCCATGCCTGTCTGAAAAAGCCTTGGCAGGGAAAGGTGCGTCTTGATGCTTTCTAGGATACTTATCCAGAGGTGAAGTTTTTGATGAATATGAATCTCTGTACGGCCTCTCAGCAGAATTCCGTGAGTAGTGGTCTGAGTGAAGAGAGCGTGAACAATCATCTGAAAGTTTTCTACATTTAGAGCTCCCATAATCCCCATAATCAGCATAGGAGTGTTTGCGCTCCACGCTATCTGGTTCAGCTCCATGTCGCTTCAATCTGTTCACAGTAGAAGAGTACTCCTTTACAAGATTACTGGGATTGTTGTATTCACTCTTGTGTAAATTTTCCTCTATAACAATTTTAGAACTGATTCTTGTAGCCCTGTCATACCCACTTCTGAAGTCTCTCCGGTGGTAGATATCTTCATTTGCAAACCTTCCACCGGGCGGGGTACGTTCATAATCATATTCATATTTCCACGTTTTCTCTCTGTCTACTCCATTCCTACGAGATCTGGCGTAACTATGATCATCTTTTACATTATCCATTTTTTGCCATCTGTCTGGGATGAATTCCCCTTTTTCAATTTCATCACTGGGAACTCTCCATGATCTGAAGTCTCTTTCTTCCTTATCTCCTTTCCAGTTCTTATCTGCGGGAAAATCCCTTCTCTCCACATACCCTTTATGATATTTTAGATAACTGAACTCACCCTTGGAAGCTTCATCTTTCTTCCAAGTCTGCCCAATAATCTCGCCCTTTTCGATCTCACTCCTCTGCAATGACCTTACTGGAGAGATTTCACCATTCTCCAAATCCCCAGGAGGCTTTAACGTACCTAATTCACCCTCTTCCACTTCATCCTTAAACCCAGAATCTCCACCGTTTTCAACTTCTTTATTCCCACTACTAGTTCCTCCTTTAAACTCACTCTTCACCTCCTGCTCTTTGGGCGGCAACTGTGACTCCGCAGGGAGTACTTGCACTACCTGCGTCGTCTGTTCTTTCGACAGAACCTCTCCTTGTTTCTGCGGCTGTTTCTGCGGCTGTTTCAGCCTCCTCTTAACAACTTTACGAATAACCTTaacaattctcttcttcttaactGGCTGAGACGCTGAAGGTTTATTATCATCAGCTGGCTGAGACTCCGGAACCTTAGTTGAGATAGATGTGTGACCATTGTCCGAAGTAGCAGCACTCTTGCTTTCATTGCCTCCACAAAGAgtcgtcttcttctccacaaTTGGAAGCTTTTCCATGATATTCAGTAGAGGCATGCATGCGACACCCCCATCGCTCATGGAGGAAACACCAATCCAAAATTTCTCAGTAACCAAAAACACTTCCCCACTAATTCTCCCCTTTCCCGGGGAAATCAATACTCATGCTTTTGCTTCAGAACCTCACCGCTAAAGTTCGCCAATTTCTCCCAACACGCCGGACTAAACTCACCAACCCTGAaatacccagaaaaaaaaaaacacaatcagtAACAAAAGGTAAATGTAGGGTTAGCTTTAACCCAACGAAACAAAAAGGGGCAAGGAAGAACGACGAAATCTCAAAACCCTACAAAGGACCAAATTGACGAAATAGAAGAGACGGAGGAGACGCGAAAACAAACGAATTGAAGCTAGAAAAGTTTTACCGGGTAGATAACGAAACCTAAGAGAAACGGATCAAGAACCCTAGAATGGAGCTAAGAGAGATACGAATGAACGAAGAGAAAGAAGGCGAATAATTTATCGAGGAACGAAGAGGGAATTAGATCGAGGTCAAAGGAAGAGAAATCGagaagaaaaccctagagaAAGCTTCTcactaaatctctctctctctctctctctctgtattgCTCTCGTTTCGCCGGGAAAAATCTCTGTGCGCGGCGTTGTTGTTTCTCTCTATTGCGACGTTCGCTTCTCTTCTGTATCgtttgtgttctctctctctctctctctctctctctctctctttctcccttatgttttttttttctctgaaagaCGAAAGCCGTCGTgtgttaattacttttttttttccttgtataattattttttacttactgAAAATGTcacttttctttataaaaaaaaaattctcaccTTAATTAATTGGGAtatgaatccaaaaaaaaaaacagagatatgaaatatgaaattgaTAAATAGTATGATGAAGTTACATGGCAACAAGTAGACAATATGATATTTGAGGGGAAGAAATCAAAAATGTACTGAAATAAGCAAATATGAACTGTATCATGTTTTGCGGTTTTGGATAGATTTATATGATGAGATACGTTGTTTTTTCGGTAACATGTTACCTTTTTAtgagaatatctaaaattttcaaataaatttatatttattttctatcaatatgtgatatattatgtttaaagatatgataaaattaatatgactataaatttaattttatgttgaCTAAAAATAAGAGCTtttattaatgtattattttataattggtgaatgtgtatattttaaatttattaaataaaaagtaatttggCTATGTAACactttttattgattatttacatatatattggtcaattattaatttatactttttttaaaGTGTGAAGAAACTTACATTTTTTGGGGGGAAAGACTGAATTACACTTTCATGGTGAATGTATATCACTTTTTGCATAATGGTGTTCATTTAGATAGGTGAATTATATGTTTGTATATTGACACTAGTCCTCAACTATAAGGATACAACTTTTATTGACAAATGTTACTTCTCTATAGAAATAAATTAAGTACTATCCACGCAAGAAACAAGGCTTAAAAGCtgattacttttttatttttcctaagtagtatgaaaataataactatattaaattattgtgGAAAACTATCGATGTGGATCAATTTGTTGGAGGAAAAAAGAGATATGTGGAAGGGTTTGGAACAATGAAGAGGTGtcttcaagaaaaaaattacgtttaaattggtatttttgattatatgatATAACAATGATGAATATATCTTTTCATTGACGAGTCCACAACTATAAGGATAAAAATTTCATTGAAAttctctacaaaaaaatatatattatttacgcGAGTAAAATTATTGTGGAAAAAGTTACAGATGTAGATGTGAATCTATTTtctggagaaaaaaaatatcttacaaaTAATAAAGAGATACATAGAAGATTTTGAACAACGATAAGAtgtttctaataatttttatgCTTAGAGCATGATTATTGCACATACTCGATcaaggagaacaaaaaaaatgagcaAAAAGTGGAGAGAAAAAAGAATTGTCTCTGCGTAAATATTCTGCCACATGTTTTCATTTGATTggctatataaattaaaaaataattaaataattaaatatttatttaaaatattattaattatttttcttgacacCCTTGATCGAGTATGTGCAATAATCATGCTCTTAAAttggtatttttaattttatagtataataatgatcgaaataaagaaattaatctGCGTGATACCTTACCACTTTTGGTGGCTACTTTTTGacaacagaaaaaga
It encodes the following:
- the LOC104723636 gene encoding histone-lysine N-methyltransferase ATXR3, encoding MSDGGVACMPLLNIMEKLPIVEKKTTLCGGNESKSAATSDNGHTSISTKVPESQPADDNKPSASQPVKKKRIVKVIRKVVKRRLKQPQKQPQKQGEVLSKEQTTQVVQVLPAESQLPPKEQEVKSEFKGGTSSGNKEVENGGDSGFKDEVEEGELGTLKPPGDLENGEISPVRSLQRSEIEKGEIIGQTWKKDEASKGEFSYLKYHKGYVERRDFPADKNWKGDKEERDFRSWRVPSDEIEKGEFIPDRWQKMDNVKDDHSYARSRRNGVDREKTWKYEYDYERTPPGGRFANEDIYHRRDFRSGYDRATRISSKIVIEENLHKSEYNNPSNLVKEYSSTVNRLKRHGAEPDSVERKHSYADYGDYGSSKCRKLSDDCSRSLHSDHYSRNSAERPYRDSYSSKTSPLDKYPRKHQDAPFPAKAFSDRHGHSPARSDWDPHDRSRYYEHRDRSPVHRERSPYARERSPYIFEKSAHARKRSPRDRRHHDYRRSPSYSEWSPHDRSRPSDRRDCTPNYMEDTQSDRNRRNGQREISRKSGVRERRDFQTGTELDNKHKYKDSNGKELNSSSKELQGKNILYNNNPVVEKNSVCDSSKIPSPCAMGKEPVQVGEASTVELPSMEVDMDICDTPPHDPVAADTSSGKWFYLDYYGMEHGPAKLSELKALMEQGVLFSDHMVKHSDNNRWVTIENATSPVVNMNFLSVVSDAVTQLVNPPEAPGNLLEDIADTTEAVCIEQEVGDSLPESVSVPEANEFLVEHGEDFQIDKRIANLLEGYTITPGKELETLGEALEVKVEFEETKGCATSEGITWRHYQEANKWDLVDEELLGCSEPMKRGIEEYKSDDVYGSESDEIGSWFSGRWSCKGGDWIRQDEASQDRYYKKKIVLNDGFPLCLMQKSGYEDPRWHHKDDLYYPLSSSRLELPLWTFSGVDERIQTRGVKASFLSVVRLNALVVNDQVPPVPDPRVKVRGKERCTSRPARPSPASSDSKRESVESQSTACNGQDSEGLWRTDRSVNTPMDRLCTVDDLQLHMGDWFYTDGAGQEQGPLPFSGLQILVDKGFIKSHSSVFRKSDKIWVPVTSITKAPEIIAKLRGKTPALPSDCQGLETQGFKRSEMDTSLNSFHGMHPQFLGYFRGKLHQLVMKTFKSRDFSAAINDVLDSWIHTRQPRKESEKYIYQSSEFDSCYTKRARLMAGESGENFETEDTQIFQKDELTFEDLCGDVAFHVEGNRSPGTVGIYWGLLDGGALARVFHLLRYDVKSLAFASMTCRHWKATINSYKDISRLVDLSSLGPNCTDSRLRSIMNTYSKERIDSIILVGCTNVTASMLEEILHSFPRISSVDITGCPQFGDLTVNYTKVNWLRGEDTRSGELHSRIRSLKHTTDIAKSKGIGGDTDDFGNLKDYFDRVEKRDSANLLFRRSLYKRSKLYDARRSSAILSRDARIRRWAIKKSEHGYKRVEEFLASSLRSIMKQNTFDFFALKVSQIEEKMKNGYYVSHGLRSVKEDISRMCREAIKGRNRGGSKDMNRIITLFIQLATRLEEVSMVTSSYGRDELMKSWQDGSGLSSASKYNKKLSKTVTEKKYMSRTGDTFGVNGASEYGEYASDREIKRRLSKLNRKSFSSGSETSSELSDNGKSDNYSSASASESESDIRSEGRSQDLRVERYFTADESFDSVTEEREWGARMTKASLVPPVTRKYEVIEKYAIVADEEEVQRKMRVSLPEDYGEKLNAQRNGIEELDMELPEVKEYKPRKSLGDEVLEQEVYGIDPYTHNLLLDSMPGDLDWSLQDKHSFVEDVILRTLNRQVRLFTGSGNTPMVFPLRPVIEELKESAREECDIRTLKMCQGVLKEIESRSDDKYVSYRKGLGVVCNKEGGFGEEDFVVEFLGEVYPVWKWFEKQDGIRSLQENKTDPAPEFYNIYLERPKGDADGYDLVVVDAMHKANYASRICHSCRPNCEAKVTAVDGHYQIGIYSVRSIEYGEEITFDYNSVTESKEEYEASVCLCGSQVCRGSYLNLTGEGAFQKVLKDWHGLLDRHRLMLEACILNSVSEEDYLELGRAGLGSCLLGGLPDWVIAYSARLVRFINFERTKLPEEILKHNLEEKRKYFSDIHLDVEKSDAEVQAEGVYNQRLQNLAVTLDKVRYVMRHVFGDPKNAPPPLERLAPEETVSFIWNGDGSLVDELLQSLSPHVEEGILNELRSKIHAHDPSGSADVLKELQRSLLWLRDEIRDLPCTYKCRNDAAADLIHIYAYTKCFFKVREYKSFISSPVHISPLDLGAKYADKLGASIKEYRKTYGENYCLGQLIYWYNQTNTDPDLTLVRATRGCLSLPDVASFYAKAQKPSKHRVYGPKMVKTMISQMSKQPQRPWPKDKIWTFKSAPRVFGSPMFDAVLNNNSSLDRELLQWLRNRRQVFQATWDS